A region from the Deinococcota bacterium genome encodes:
- a CDS encoding DUF2961 domain-containing protein, with amino-acid sequence MNDPLNGPFNGLGMHLGNLSRLSGARTRSISPENFSGAKGEGGKAKEGTGAVPARELGQGWKVSPSIAIPANSTVTLAEIEGPGAVQHIWMTVHPSAWRKLVLRCYWDHEGEPSIEVPMGDFFCNGWGERCNVNSLPVAVNPAGGFNSYWEMPFRKNARVTVENLSPDEVSGYYYQIDYTLTEVPESCAYLHAQWRRSNPLPYKEVHTLLDGVRGQGHFVGTYLAWGVNNNGWWGEGEIKVYLDGDRDWPTICGTGTEDYFGGAWNFEHPQGEYGVYSTPFLGLPQVLRPNGLYKSQQRFGMYRWHVMDPIRFQGDLRVTIQALGWRSAKEGKGRFLPLQDDIASTAFWYQAEPHAPFPALPGPDELEVV; translated from the coding sequence ATGAACGACCCCTTGAACGGCCCCTTTAACGGACTAGGCATGCACCTGGGCAACCTCTCGCGGCTTTCGGGAGCGCGGACGCGCTCGATCAGCCCGGAGAACTTCAGCGGTGCCAAGGGAGAAGGAGGCAAGGCCAAGGAGGGAACGGGCGCGGTTCCCGCAAGGGAACTGGGCCAAGGCTGGAAGGTGTCACCCAGCATCGCTATTCCCGCCAACAGCACGGTGACGCTGGCCGAGATCGAGGGCCCCGGTGCCGTCCAGCACATCTGGATGACGGTTCACCCCTCGGCGTGGCGCAAGTTGGTCCTCCGCTGCTACTGGGACCACGAAGGGGAGCCATCTATCGAAGTGCCCATGGGCGACTTCTTCTGCAACGGCTGGGGGGAGCGCTGCAACGTGAACTCGCTGCCCGTGGCCGTCAACCCCGCGGGCGGCTTCAACAGCTACTGGGAAATGCCGTTTCGCAAGAATGCACGCGTCACCGTAGAAAACCTCAGCCCCGACGAGGTGAGCGGCTACTACTATCAGATCGACTACACCCTGACCGAGGTCCCGGAGTCGTGCGCTTACCTTCACGCCCAGTGGCGGCGCAGCAATCCCCTACCTTACAAGGAGGTGCATACCCTTTTAGACGGCGTGAGAGGCCAGGGGCACTTTGTCGGCACCTATCTCGCCTGGGGCGTCAACAACAACGGTTGGTGGGGCGAAGGTGAGATCAAGGTCTATCTGGACGGTGACAGGGACTGGCCGACCATCTGCGGCACGGGCACGGAGGATTACTTTGGCGGCGCCTGGAATTTCGAGCACCCCCAGGGCGAGTACGGCGTCTACTCCACCCCCTTTCTGGGCTTGCCTCAGGTGCTTAGGCCCAACGGCCTGTATAAGAGCCAGCAGCGTTTCGGCATGTACCGCTGGCACGTCATGGATCCCATTCGCTTTCAGGGGGACCTGCGCGTCACCATCCAGGCTCTGGGCTGGCGCAGCGCCAAGGAGGGCAAGGGGCGCTTTTTGCCGCTCCAAGATGACATCGCCTCGACGGCCTTCTGGTACCAGGCCGAGCCTCACGCGCCCTTTCCGGCGCTGCCCGGACCTGACGAGCTCGAGGTGGTCTGA